The following nucleotide sequence is from Harmonia axyridis chromosome 5, icHarAxyr1.1, whole genome shotgun sequence.
ATTAGTGCATTTCTGATACATTTCAGCACTTGTGTTGGATTAATGtagttttaattgttttttcatcaaTCTTTTATTTTCAGCATCTGCGGCAAAGAAGGAGGAAAAAAAGAAACCAGCTTCGGCTGGTTCCTCCAAAACCCCGGCACCTGCACCCAAGGCTGCCACAAAAACTTCCGCGAGTGCTACTTCTGCTAAAGCAGCAACTAAACCAGCTGCAAAAGCATCCAAAACTTCTGCCAAGCCTGCTTCCGCTAAaggtttgttttttgtttttgcaaCATTCTTTCTTGTTGTACCATGactaaatttttaatttttgaaggtgaattataaatattgtattttcCAGGAACAAAAGCAGCAGCCAAACCTGTTGCCAAAGGTGCAGCCAAAAAAACCCAAGGACAGAAGTCCATGGAAAAGGTTACATCTAAAGCTGCTCTTACTAAACCTAAAAAGAATGTAGGACTCAAACAGCAACCTAAACAGGATAAACAGAAaaaggctgcaatcaaagctgCTGAAGTTAAAAAGGCTGAACGTGCCCAAAAAAAGGTAAATGATGAAGTATCTGACGGCATCTGCCTTAACAACATATAAAAACCTTAATTATATAAGACTAGGTTGAAATTAAACTGTTTATGTAGAATCACCACTCAAATGCAAATCTTTAGAGGATCGAATTATCTGAACCCTTCATCTAAATAAATTAACTAACAACATTGACACCATAATAAAATACATGTAATATACAGTTCGGCCGTTGAAAGCCCAAATAATGAATGAGTTAACACTCGGAACCAAAGGCTTATGATTTGACGTTAATGTTGGTTTAtgttttattctattttttaaatgaaaattaataataatcctTTATTTAGTACATATAATAATACACtatcaatatgattttttttattactaatgaatttttgaaagtaTTATCATTATTTCTATCTTAGTAACACACCTGTTTATTTAAAATGATGAAACTTTTTATGTGAGAATCTCTTTGacaaaggatgaaatcatttAATCAAGTTCTGATACATTAtctgaaattataatttgattatttttttgttatttgtttttcaatagcGTGTTTTTATTTCAGGTTATTAAAGGATCAAGTGGAACTAGGGTACGTAAAATCCGCACCTCAGTGCACTTCCACAGGCCTAAGACATTCAGGCCACCAAGGAATCCAAAATACCCAAGGAAATCCGTACCAACTAGGAGCCGTATGGATGCCTTTAACATCATTAAATATCCATTGACCACAGAAGccgcaatgaaaaaaattgaagacaaTAACACCCTTGTATTTTTAGTTCACACTAAAGCAAATAAAAATCACATCAAGCAGTCTGTCAAAAAACTATACGACATCAATGTTGCTAAAGTCAACACTCTGATCAGACCTGATGGTAAGAAGAAGGCTTATGTAAGATTGGCCAGAGATTATGATGCTTTAGACGTAGCCAACAAAATTGGAATAATATAAGTTTGTTTGATCTCTGAATGTTTGTTTTATACGATGATGTTGTATGAATAAATTTTAGGGGAAaacaataatttctttcattgattttttttatttcataatgaCCTTAATATGTACAGGGTGACCCAAATTCGAAGCTCACTGAAAACAACTCGAGAATTATGACTTGGAAAATTACTTTAAGGATCcctgatctctttttctgaataAGAAATCAGATCGTCAATATCTTCTTGAGTTagagggcgtttctgaaaaaaatttctgtttcaaatatatcttggtttctgttctaTTTTGAAACTTATTTCAGGGTGTCTGAGTTCTAAATTTCTCCATATTTCTAAAACGTTGAGTGATTTTCGCGAGTATCATAATGAAACAAGAAAATAACTGAAAGAAACCTTTTCGAATATCTGgaacagaaacaaagaaatagtATAACattaaatgacataaaaaatgtcaaaaatacagctaaatacaaataaataatgttgccattataataatttcagaTTATATTCTTTTCTGAAAATACTATCCTTTATCCAATGATAATATTATGGATCCTGGTCAAATTCTAACTCATTTAAATGTTGACATTGAGTTATATCTTCAATTTCTATTCGTACTTAAATTAACTTATGCTTTAGAACAATTGTCCCAAACtaatttattttataatcaTCCTAATTTTTCATTGCCGTTAAGAAATTTTCTTTCGACTGCAAGCACAGCAACACaacttttaaataatttttcgatTGAATCCGCATAtggtgtgttttttttttgttcatacgTAAACATTCCAAAGATGAacattttctattgaaaaatcaattatttctcTTCTGACATCTGTCAGACGTTTATTTCGAATTATATCATGACGTCAATCTATTGTTAGCAAGAAAACACTGAAATTGTCTGTCACAAAAGTACGCTTTCCAAAGTGGAAATATTCAGCGAATTTGCATCACGTGATGAAAATGCACCAATAACTAGAAACATCGAGAATATCTTCTAGAATTTATTTATGTTCTGACGTGTAGCTTTTTACTTGGTGATACGTTATTATTCCAGAATTTCCTTGAATGTTGTAAGTGTAGTAAAAACAGCGAAGAAATACAGACGTTAAGTTGATCATTGATCGAATTGTATCGTCCCATATCAAGTGATAAGTGATTTGGTGTTTTGTTCAGTGAATTTGAAGTTACGACAAAATCACAAAATGACGCCTTCAGTACAATCTTTTCTGAATTCCTTCAATAACAAGTTGTAAGTATACTATAGATATGCAATACTTGATTATTAAACATCACTATAAAAAGTCAAGTCAATTTAATTggtggaaattatttttttaatgactTTTGGCTTATCTCATTTTGAAGGTCATTCTGTTGCTCCATAACTATAACGATATCTACTCTCATACAGCTAGCTAATAATAATATgtgaatcacaaaaaaattgacaatattttttctttataggGAACCACCTGTAAGACAACATCTAAAAAATGTCTATGCTTGTCTTGCCATGTCTACAATTGCAGCTGCAATTGGGGCTTCATTGCATATTTACACTGATATTTTACAAGCTGGATTCTTATCAGCTATTGGTGgactaatattttttgttttacttATGACAACATCCGATAATGGAGGAAAGGATATGCACTGGAGAGTTGGTTATCTTATGGGTTTCACATCACTCACAGGTATATTATCAACCGTGAGAGTTTTAGTATTGTTTTTActggattatttttttttaggtgtAGGAATGGGTCCACTCTTAGAACATGTGATAATTGTAGATCCCAGGATAATTGTAACAGCGCTAATTGGAACTAGTGTAGTATTTGTTTCCTTTACAATGTGTGCCTTGCTGGCTGAAAGAGGAAAATGGCTGTATTTGGGGGGACCTCTCATGACAGCAATGTCAACTTTAGTTATTCTCTCTTTTGCCAATTTGTTTTTCGGATCTTTTATGGTGTTCCAAGCACAATTGTATTTGGGTCTTTTTGCTATGTGCGGATTTGTTCTTTATGACACTCAaatcataattgaaaaatttagattagGAAACAAGGATTTCGTGGCACACTCTTTGGAtcttttcattgattttattggaatcTTCAGAAGACTGCTCATCATCTTAACCCAGAAGGTAACTTACTCTAGGTAACTCCATCCCATTTCCCTATCCATCAAGTGAAAATAATTCTATAAGAACAATACCGAGATCGAGCTAATTACAAAAAAGAATTGCACAACTTGACATAttcttagctgaaaaaaaaatttctcttatattttgaaaatgacagatttagTATAAAATCTAATTCCCCATTATGAATCTGCAAATTCTGTTTGGATTATCTAAAATATTTGTGTAATTGCTACTTTAAATATCCCTTTGTTGTTTTATCAGAAAACTGAATTGTCATGCATTTTCCTGATAGATAAGCCGTAATTCCAAGGTTGAAATACTAATTACCTTAAAGCAATTTCAGATAAATATATGTTGTACAGCAAGTTGTAACACAATTGAAAAGTTTACAATGGATgaacaaattaataaataatcgggacaatacatattttttttttaattttatttatgaataaattataatCATGAGAATCATGTCTGATGAACTTGATTATTTAGGTAAACTAACCTTGCCCTCTGCAATTAACTAAAATCTTTCGATATTTGTTTTATATAATGCTAATCCTTGATTTTCTGTTTTAGGAACAGGCATCTGAGAAGAAGCGCAGACAATGATGAAAAAACTTATTATTGATGTAAAAACACTGTCTCTTGATGTAACTTCTGTTCCAATACAGTCATTTTTTTCTACACCATTTTTCATTGAACAACTATGGTATTCATTTGTAGATATTTgttattaaaattgagattttaggTGAAAGACTGATTTGATGAAATGTCTATGGGATGTggagaaaaagagaaaatttttttcaaatgtgaaCTTTCAAAGGAATGTCTTTTAATGTTGAGAGCTTAGTTAGttgttgaataaaatatttctttttgtagAACATTTTTATACTCCATACCCATTAGTTTGATCACTTTGGGATATAACAATGCATTATAATAGGATCTCCCCAATGAATAAATTTCAGGAAGATCACGCAATTTTGATAAGTCATcgaatatatgaaaaaagtgtattttcaagaaatagaaTTATAGCTTACTATATTTTCTTTTGGAAAAAagccatataaattattttaccAACCACCTTATATGAGTGGAATAAGCAATTTCATTTGGGGTTTATTTACCTTCAGTCGCTTCGTTAGAGtgtcatttttcatttccaatGAATTCTATTCAACTCTTATCGTTTCTTTGCAGTCATTCTTAAACATACTCGAAGGCATTAGGAGTGTCAGAAACAGAAGCAATAATTTATTTATCCTAATATTTTGTGAGTGTGGTGGATTTACATCAGAAATGAAttattaaatctgaaaaaacctgatggttaggttaggtttagaATGATATTATTCATTCTAAACTTGATAAAGACATTTTTAATTCCGCTGAACAATCTGACTATGAAAATCttcagtattaaaaaaaatctacaaaggaccccgcacgtttcttatgggaaatggctttcagtgaatttggctgaatttttggtatgttgtagttcttgataaactgatcagaagtgtccatagccaaaaagctcaaaaatggacagttttcgagatatggagctttgaaaatggattttttgcaattttcagggtttttgctcatcaatcaaggagctctcatttctgcgttgggatggaatttggatgttcggcggccagaacccgactaaGAAATGAttttccttggttatattaggcaccgccatcgataattt
It contains:
- the LOC123681044 gene encoding 60S ribosomal protein L23a, which encodes MAPSKPKSSEKPASAAKKEEKKKPASAGSSKTPAPAPKAATKTSASATSAKAATKPAAKASKTSAKPASAKGTKAAAKPVAKGAAKKTQGQKSMEKVTSKAALTKPKKNVGLKQQPKQDKQKKAAIKAAEVKKAERAQKKVIKGSSGTRVRKIRTSVHFHRPKTFRPPRNPKYPRKSVPTRSRMDAFNIIKYPLTTEAAMKKIEDNNTLVFLVHTKANKNHIKQSVKKLYDINVAKVNTLIRPDGKKKAYVRLARDYDALDVANKIGII
- the LOC123681046 gene encoding bax inhibitor 1-like isoform X2 — translated: MTPSVQSFLNSFNNKLEPPVRQHLKNVYACLAMSTIAAAIGASLHIYTDILQAGFLSAIGGLIFFVLLMTTSDNGGKDMHWRVGYLMGFTSLTGVGMGPLLEHVIIVDPRIIVTALIGTSVVFVSFTMCALLAERGKWLYLGGPLMTAMSTLVILSFANLFFGSFMVFQAQLYLGLFAMCGFVLYDTQIIIEKFRLGNKDFVAHSLDLFIDFIGIFRRLLIILTQKEQASEKKRRQ
- the LOC123681046 gene encoding bax inhibitor 1-like isoform X1, yielding MTPSVQSFLNSFNNKLEPPVRQHLKNVYACLAMSTIAAAIGASLHIYTDILQAGFLSAIGGLIFFVLLMTTSDNGGKDMHWRVGYLMGFTSLTGVGMGPLLEHVIIVDPRIIVTALIGTSVVFVSFTMCALLAERGKWLYLGGPLMTAMSTLVILSFANLFFGSFMVFQAQLYLGLFAMCGFVLYDTQIIIEKFRLGNKDFVAHSLDLFIDFIGIFRRLLIILTQKVTYSRNRHLRRSADNDEKTYY